In the genome of Kitasatospora cathayae, one region contains:
- a CDS encoding gluconokinase, whose amino-acid sequence MALNVENRALPDAPLTVVVMGVSGVGKTTLARLLADRLDLPFAEADEFHPPANIAKMSAGIPLDDQDREPWLRAIGAWLKARTEAGTGGVVTCSALKHGYRDILRTDAPDAFFLHLSGGHELVEDRLSHRTGHFMPTSLLDSQYAALEPLGADENGAVLDVGPSPEELVEMAVALLRPVNGDLT is encoded by the coding sequence ATGGCTCTCAACGTCGAGAACCGCGCCCTCCCGGACGCCCCCCTCACCGTCGTGGTGATGGGCGTCTCCGGTGTCGGCAAGACCACCCTGGCCCGCCTCCTGGCCGACCGCCTCGATCTCCCCTTCGCCGAGGCGGACGAGTTCCATCCGCCGGCCAACATCGCCAAGATGTCCGCCGGCATCCCGCTGGACGACCAGGACCGTGAACCCTGGCTGCGCGCCATCGGCGCCTGGCTCAAGGCGCGCACCGAGGCCGGCACCGGCGGCGTGGTCACCTGCTCGGCGCTGAAGCACGGCTACCGCGACATCCTGCGCACGGACGCCCCGGATGCCTTCTTCCTGCACCTCAGCGGTGGCCACGAGCTGGTCGAGGACCGGCTCTCCCACCGCACCGGCCACTTCATGCCGACGTCGTTGCTCGATTCCCAGTACGCCGCCTTGGAGCCCCTCGGTGCGGACGAGAACGGCGCCGTGCTGGATGTGGGTCCGTCCCCCGAAGAACTCGTCGAGATGGCCGTGGCGCTGCTGCGGCCCGTCAATGGAGACCTCACGTGA